The DNA window AAAATGAATATTAATATCACCGACAAACCCAACCCGCAGGATGAAGAGTTCGTTATCGACAGTCTGTGGGCTCACAACCATAAAACCCAGCCCGTAGACATTCACCCGTTGTTCCTGACCGTTACCGACGACAATCAGCAGATCGTCGGCGGCCTGGTCGCGCGCACCTGGTGGGGCGGCCTGGAAGTGCAGTATCTGTGGGTCGGCGATCAATGCCGCAAAAGCGGTTACGGCCGCCAACTGATGCAGTTGGCCGAAGAAGAAGCCCGCAAACGCGGTTGCCACATGGCCTATGTCGATACCTTCGATTTCCAGGCCAGAGGCTTCTACGAAAAACTGGGCTACCGGGTCTACGGCGAACTGGGCGATTACGCACACCGCCACACCCGCCATTACCTGGCTAAAAGCCTGTAACGCGGCCTGAGCGGCGCAGAGGTAGGTATGGGTTCCTCGCATAAAAATAATGAATCTTATTTTAAGGGTCTCATCACCATGATGGAGCACCTGAGCGAGCCCTGGGGCATCAAAGACCAGCTGTCCCGCCACCTCTATATGAACCGCGCCGCTTATCTCTATACCAATACGCCGCTGAACTTCGACGTCGCCGGTAAATATGACCACGAATTCCCCGCCGACTGGGCCGACTCCGCCGCCGACTTTATCGAGCACGATAAAATGACCGAAGCGGCGCGCGATCGGGTCACGGTCATAGAAACGCACTATTGGTACGGTAAAGACAGCCTGACGCCGTTTATCAGCGAAAAGCTGCCGGTGTACAACGACGACAAACAGGTGATTGGCGTGATCTGGAACGCCAAGCCGATGAACAGCCTGTCGCCGCTCAAGTACATCAACCAGCAAAAGCCCAGCGTATTGACCACCGAGGTCAACAACGAGCTGTTCACCCGCGCTGAACTCGATGTCATTTTCCTTATGCTGCAGCGATTTACGGTGAAAGAGATCGCCAAAATCTATAGCGTCAGCAATAAGACCATCGAAAACCGCATTTATAACATCTACCAGAAGGCCAACGTGCATACTCAGCAGCAATTTGAGGAGTACTGCAAATACGCCAACCTGGATAACTACATACCCGATCGCCTGATAACTAAAGGCATTCAGTTTATTTGAACCGCAAGGAAGATCTCACCGTGATAAAGATCGAAGATTATCCGCTCACCCGGGTGCCGCAGGATAAAAGAGTCTCATTTTTAAGCGTGGCCATCGTGCATATGGGCATGCTGACCGCGCTGGATCAGTTCATGCTCGGCGCCGTGCTCGGCAACTCCATGTCGCTGATTGACGCCTTCACCGCCATTTTCGTCGGCAGCCTGATCTTCGGCGTAGTGACCTACGGCCTGGGGCTGGCGGGCATGCGCGAAGGAATTTCCGGCAGCCTGCTGGCGCGCTGGTGCGGCTTCGGCCGTTTGGGGTCGGTACTGATCGGCGTCGTGGTGGCCGTCAGCCTTCTGGGCTGGTTCGGCATTCAAAACGCCATTTTCGCCAAGTCGCTCGACTTCGCGCTCGGCAATAAGCTGGGCTTCGGCCTGGCCGCCGGGCTCTCGGGCACGCTGCTGACCATCCTGGTGGCGTTCGGCTTCAAGGCGCTGCGCATCGCCGCTCGCATTGCCGTACCGATGTTCATCATGCTGGTGGCCTATATCTCCGTGACGGCGCTTTCCGGCCATAACCTGCAGGAGATCATCCAGCTGGCTCCGCCGGGTGAGCCACTGACCATCAGCGCCGGCATCACCATCGTTGTCGGTGGCGCCATCGTCGCCAGTCTGATGACGCCCGATCTGACCCGTTATTCCAAAAACGGCAAACACGTGCTCGGCGTCACGCTCTTCACCATCATCGCCGGCGAGTTCGTGGTGAACGGCCTGGCTATCCTCATTGCCAAAACGCTGGGCACCGCAGACGTCGTCACCATAATGTCGCAAGCGGCCGGCGGCGCGGGCCTGCTGGTGGTGGTGTTCTCTACCCTGCGCGTCAACGATCTCAACCTGTATTCTTCTTCGCTGGGCATCGTCAACGCGGTGGAAGGCATCACCGGCAAAAAGCTGAAGTACACCTACACCACACTGGTGATCGGCATTCTGGGCACCACGCTCTCGGTGCTGGGTATTCTCGACCGCTTCGTCGATTTCCTGACGGTGCTTGGCGTGGTCTTCCCGCCGATTATCGGCATCATGCTGGTGGACTATTATCTGCTGCGCAGCCACCGCAAAATCCTCGACGAGAGCCGTCGCACGGGCCAACTGCCGAACGAAACGCCGACCATCGGCTGGGCGGCGATCGTCGCCAGCATCGCCGGCGGCGCCGTTGGCCTGGCGACCGAATGGGGCGTACCGACCATCAACTCCCTGGTGGCCGCCAGCCTGCTGTATTGGGTGCTTAAACTGGCCTTCAGCCGGGCGCAAAAACCGCTGGCCTCGCAAAAGTCACTCTGATTGGCAGGCACGCGCGAATGCACTCCTCCGGTAACGGGGGAGTGTTATACGCTTGAAAATACGGATTTCAATGCAGGAGAATGAGCCGCTCGTACAGACAAACGGCTGCGGTGAGGGTCCCTGGTGTCGGTAGCAAGTATCCATCATGCTCAGAGTGTGGAAACGCCCCCTCTGAGCTTTTTATTATAAATAATCGAAGCTTCCGTGTTTTTATCGTAAAGAAAAACTTCAGCTTGCATGAACAGTAGCCCATGAAATCGGTTTTGGTCAACATAAAAGTAAACACAAAATCGGCTTTTGTGTTCACTTTTCCATAAGCAAAACCTAATCAATTGATTTACACGGTTTTATCATGTGCTCGGATAAACTGGATAACTCCGCTAGCGCCAATAGGCTAACCAGCTGGAAGAAAACAATAATTACCGTAAATAATCAGTCTGTTACCCTTTAGCCGGCGCCTTTTTATCTGGACAACGCCGATGCGTAAGATATAGTGAAGCCTGCGTAATGTTTGTAAGGACAGCCAATGAAAACCACCAACGCACAGCGCAAAATCAACATCATTAAAAACATTGAATATCTGATGCGTACCCGCGGTGAAACCAAGGCTTCCTTTTCCAACCGCAGCGGCCTGACGCGCACCACCCTCTACAAAATTCTCGACGGAAGAGTGAACAACGTTCAGCAATCCACCGTTAATCGAATTTCCGATTTCTTCGGCGTCTCCTGCGAAGAGATCGAAGACTACGATCTGGAAAAACTCGAGCTGCTCAACGAAACGCTGTCCACCGAAGGCAACAAGAACCCTTCCGCCATTCCGGTGATCCCGCAGTCGCGCTACCTGGCCGTCTCGCAGCGCAAGATCGGGCAACTGGTCACCGAGTTTCCTTTGACTTATTTCTTCGGCGATGAGTCAAACATGTTGGCAATGAAAATAGAGACCGAAATTAAAGGGTCATTTATTCCCGGCGAAGTCATTATCATCAAACGTCCGCCGGTACTGATTTGCGATTCGCCTTTGCTGTATCACTCGGGAAAAAGCGGCTTCTTTGTGGTTGACGACAAAGACAGCGAAAGCATGGACAAACGCCCTCAGGACACCGTGCAATTCCTGGGTTACATCGTTGGAGAAAGGCTATAAATGGAACCGAATCAGAAGTTCAAGCTGTTGGGCTTCACCCGGCATGGCACTATCGCGGCCAATGTTATGGTATTGGCCACCGGTAAAACCATCACCATGGGGCTGAATGAACTGGCCGATAGTGAGATATCAGAAGATTTAAGCCGGCATGAGCTGCAGGCGCTGTACCGCAAACTCTATGGCGATAACAAGCAAAAAACCGCCTACGAACTCAGCGATCGCCATGAACGCTCTTGGTACGCCTATTTGATCATCACCGTTGCGCTCAGCGTGATTTATATTTTCTCAACGCTGTGCGGCGTCAAACCGATCCAAATTCCGGTGCTGAACCTCATCACGCCGCCGGCGATCTTCATCTATCCGCTCACCTTCATCCTGGTGGACATCCTCAACGAGTTCTATGGGCTGCGGCTGGCCAGACGCACCATCATCATCTCGTTTATCGCCAACCTGACCTTCGTCCTCGGCGTTTGGGTAACGACGCTGGTGCCGAGCATTCCGCAGTGGGAGTACAGCGAGACCTACAATGGCATCGTGCACAGCATCATGGCGGTGCTGGTGGCCTCGTCGGCGGCCTATCTGATCTCCGAGAACGTCAACTCCTACCTGCTTTGCAAAATCAAAGAGTTGACCAACTCCCGCTACCTGTTTGTACGCGTGATCACCAGCACCGTCGTGGCGTCGGCCATCGACAGCGTGGTGTTCTGTACGCTGGCGTTCTACAACGTGCTGAGCTGGGATATCATCAAAACCATGATCCTGTCGCAGTTCCTGATCAAGGTGGTTTACGCCCTGCTGGGCGTCGGGCCGATCTACGCCACCCGCAGTCTGTTTAACCGCTACATCAATACCGAACAAGCAAAAGGCAATGAATATGCATATCCAAAAGCAAGATAAGATCACCCATCTTGGCGCCAACTCCGATTATCCGGATCAATATGCTCCCGCATTGCTCGAAGCCTTGCCGCGCGCGCGTGGCCGCGATCTGATCGGCGTCGACGAGCGGCAGCTGCCGTTCAGCGGCTTCGACCTGTGGACCGCCTTCGAGCTGTCCTGGCTCAACGGCAAGGGCAAACCGGTGGTGGGCATCGGCGAGTTTACCTTCCCGCACTCCTCGTCGAACCTGATCGAGTCCAAGTCGTTCAAGCTGTATCTCAACAGTTTCAACCAAACGCGCTTCGACAGCGTGGAACAGGTGAGCGCCGCCATGCAGCAGGATCTGTCGCAGGCGGCCAACGGCCAGGTCACCGTCAAACTCTATCCGGGGCTGGAAGGTTATCCGGCGCAGATCGACCGCCTGCCGGGCATCAACATCGACGATTTGGACATCGCGGTTGACGACTTCACGTTCAAGCCGGAATACCTGTGCGGCGCGGCCGATCAAGGGGAACCGGTAACGGAGACGTTGTCTTCCAACCTGCTGAAGTCCAACTGCCTGGTCACCAATCAACCAGACTGGGGCAGCGTGGTTATCCGCTATGAAGGCCGCAAAATCGATCGCGAAAGCCTGCTGCGCTACCTGATCTCCTTCCGCCAGCACAATGAATTCCACGAGCAGTGCGTCGAACGTATTTTCAACGACATCAAGCAGCACTGCCGCCCGGAAAAACTCAGCGTGTTCGCGCGCTATACCCGCCGCGGTGGCCTGGATATCAACCCCTTCCGCAGCGATTTCGAAACGGCGCCGGCGCTCGGCCGCCTGATCAGACAGTAAGCGTCATCCACCAATGCTCCCGCCAGGGAGCATTGTTTTCCTCGATTTCATCTCCCTGTTATTTTTCGCCATTATCGTCGTCAGCGGCTATCTTCAAAGCACACTGACGGAGATTAACGACGCATGCCTGACCTTTCACGCAGAGACATACTGCGGGCTGCCGCCATCGGATCGGCGTTCTCGCTGCTGCCCGCTTCGATTCGCAAAGCGCTGGCCATTCCCGCCAATAATCGCACCGGCACCCTGCGCGACGTCGAACACGTGGTGATCCTGATGCAGGAGAACCGCTCTTTCGACCACTACTTCGGCACCCTGCCGGGCGTACGCGGCTTCAGCGATCGCTTTACCATCCCACTGCCCGACGGCCGCCACGTCTGGCAGCAACAGGGCGCCGAGCGGCTGGTGCTGCCCTACCACCTGGACAGCAAACGCGGTAACGCCCAGCGCGTCACCGGCACGCCGCACTCATGGGTGGATGAACAGGCCGCCTGGGACCACGGCCGCATGAGCGCCTGGCCGACCTACAAAACGCCGGCCTCGATGGGCTACTATCGCCAGCATGAGCTGCCGTTCCAGTTCGCGCTGGCCAACGCCTTCACCCTGTGCGACGCCTATCACTGCGCCATCCACGCCGGCACCAATACCAATCGGCTGTTCCACTGGACCGGCACCAACGGCCCGTCCGCCGCCGACGTGGCGGTGGTGGTCAACGAATGGGACAGCCCCGGCCCGGCAGAGATCGGCTACCAGTGGACAACCTATCCGGAACGGTTGGAGGCGAGCGGCGTCAGTTGGAAGGTGTATCAATTCCTGCCCGACAACTTTACCGACAACCCGTTGGCGGGCTTCCGCCAGTACCGCGCCGCCAGCATTCAGGTGGGCAACCCGGCGCGGCCGCCGAAAGACTTCAACGCCTTCGTGCCCTATCGCGACGAGCTCAACGCAAGCGCACCGCTATACAAAGGCAACGGCAACACCCTGCCCGCCGCCAGCGGCAACGATCTGGACGCCATGCTGGCCGGGTTCCGCGCCGACGTGCAGCAAGGCAAACTGCCGCAGGTCAGCTGGATCATCGCGCCGGCGGCCTATTCGGAACACCCCGATCCCTCCAGCCCGGTGCAGGGCGGCTGGTTCACGCAAGAGATCCTCAACGCGCTGACCGATAACCCGGAGGTATGGAGCAAAACCATCCTGCTGGTCAACTACGACGAAAACGACGGCTTTTTCGATCACATGCCCTCGCCTTCCGCGCCGTCGCTGCGTGAAGACGGCAGCTTCGCCGGTAAATCGACGGTGCCGTTCGACACCGAGATCTTCCAGCACGTGGCGCCGCCCGGCTCGGAGGATCAGCCACCGCCGGACGGCCGCATCTATGGCCCCGGCCCGCGGGTGCCGATGCTGGTGCTGTCGCCCTGGAGCCGCGGCGGCTGGGTCAACTCGCAGGTCTTCGATCACACCTCGGTGCTGCAATTTCTGGAGAAGCGCTTTCAGGTGCATGAACCCAACATCAGCGCCTGGCGCCGCGCGGTGTGCGGCGATCTCACCTCGGCGTTCAACTTTGTCGACCCTAACGGCGAAGCATTGCCGAGCCTGCCCGCCACCAGCCGTCGCGCCGCCGACGGCCTGCGTCAACGCCAGGAGCAGCTGCCGCAGGTGCCGCTGCCGTCGCCCGCCCACCAGCGTTTGCCGCATCAACGCCGCCTGGCGCGCCCTTCTCGCGCATTGCCCTACCAGCTGCACGTCGAAGCCGCCGTCGCGGCCGAGCAGCGGCGCGTCACGCTGAATCTGTTCAATACCGGCGAGCAGGGGGCGGTGTTTCACGTTTACGATCGGCGAGATCTGGCACAGATCCCGCGCCGCTACACCGTCGAGGCCGGCAAAGCGGTCAGCGACGACTGGCAGACGGAGGATGAGTACCATCTGTGGCTGCTCGGCCCCAACGGTTTTCATCGTGAACTGCGCGGCGCCCTGAGCCGGCCGCAGCCGGAAGTGCGTTTGCGCCCGGCGGGGCGCAGCCTGCAGCTGCAGTTGAACAACCCGGGCACCGAAGCGATAGCGGTCACCCTCGAACGCTGCCCCTATACGCAGCAGGGCCCGTGGCACATCACGCTGCCGGCGGGCGGCAGCCACCAGCAAACGTTTGACGCCCGCGCCAGCGGCGGTTGGTATGACCTTACGCTGCAAAGCCCCGGCTGGCTGCGCCGCCTGGCGGGCCGGTTGGAAGACGGCGAACACAGCGTCAGCGACCCGCTGATGGGCCAGGAGTAGCCACTATCGGCATCAAGGGTGTTCAAAAAGCGAAAGGATATCGCTTATCATTGCGCTCTCGTTCCTCGCCGATTACTCAAGGATCTCCATGTCCGCTGTTCTTATCGCCAAAGCCGGCCGCTGGCTGGCCGCCTGCATTCTGCTGTTGGCCGGCGCCGCTCAGGCCGCGCCGATCGTCGTCACCGATGTCGCCGGCCGTCAGGTCACTCTGCCGCAACCGGCCAAACGCGTTATCCTGGCCGATGCCCGTGCGCTGTTGGCGCTCAATATTCTGCATCCGCAGGAACCGCTGAAAAACATCATCGCCTGGGACAACTCGCTGAAGGTCAAAGCACCGGATCTGGTGGAGGCCTACGCAAAAAAATTCCCGCAGGTCATGCAGATCCCCACCTTCGACAACCCCTACACCAGCGATTTCAGCGTAGAAAGCGCGGTGGTGCGCCAACCGGATCTGGTCATTTTCGACATCGGTCTGCTGAGCAAATTGAAGGACAGTGGCGTACTGACCCAGCTGGAAAAAGTCGGTATCCCGGTGCTGATCATCGATTTTCGCCAGCAGCCGTTGACCAACACCGTCGCCAGCATGCAGCTGCTGGGTAAAGTGTTTGATGAACAGCCCAACGCCGACGCCTTTATTCAGCTTTATCAGCAACGGCTCGACTTGGTGCGCCAACGGGTCGCCACGCTGAAACCGGAGCAGCGCCCCAGCGTCTTCATCGAACGCAGCGCCGGCATCAAAGGCGAGCAGTGCTGCAACACTTTCGGCAAAGGCAGCTTCGGGCAGTTTATCGAGACCGCCGGCGGCGACAATATCGGCAGCAAGCTGTTTTCCGACATGGGCGGTGAAGTGAACATCGAGCAGGTGATCGGCAGCAACCCGGATTTCTATCTGCTGACCGGCGCCGACTGGAGCCGTGGTCATCGCGGCACGCTGGCGGTGCCGCTGGGCTACACCACCGATATGGCCACCAGCCAAAAGAAACTGGCGCATCTGCTGGATCGCACCGGCATTAACGTGCTGAAAGCGGTGAAAGAAAAACGCGTGATGGCGATTTACCATCAATTTTACGACACGCCGCTCAACTTTATCGCCGTTGAGGCGATCGCCAAATTCCTGCACCCGGCGCTGTTTAAAGATATTGATCCGCAAGCGGATATCGAAATGGTCCACCAGAAATTCACCGCGCTGGATTACAGCGGCGTCTTCTGGCTTACGCCGCAATAATGTCCGTTCAGGGCCCACCCTCCGGGCCCTGACACCCCGCCCGCGCCACATCGTTACCCGCTTAACTATCCCGTAACAATTCTATTTACTTGCCAATAATTATCATTAAGATTGTCTTTTCTAAAAAAAACACATCCGGGTCTGAAACTCTTAAGGCATTATTATGTCACCTCTTTTTCGGCTTTCTTTGCTGACGGCCTCCATCGCCGTCGCATTCCCTGTCCTTGCTGCTGATAACTCATCTCAAAACGATGCCGACACCGTGACCGTCGTCGGCAACTGGCTGGACAACCCTGATACCAGTTCGGTGCTGCTTAACCATCCCGGCGCGCGCTCCATCGTCACTCAGCAGCAGATGCATGAACAGGGCGATCAAACCATCGCCGACAGCCTGCGCGGCGTGCCCGGCGTGCAGGTGCGCGACAGCAACGGCACCGGCGGCAGCGACATTTCGCTCAACGTCGGCGTGCGCGGCCTGACCTCTCGCCTTTCTCCGCGATCCACCATTCTGATGGACGGCGTTCCATTGGCGGTTGCGCCTTACGGCCAGCCTCAGCTGTCGATGGCGCCGCTGTCGATCGGCAATCTGCAATCGGTTGACGTGGTGCGCGGCGGCGGTGCGGTGCGTTACGGGCCGCAAAACGTTGGCGGCGTGATCAACTTCGTCACCCGCGACATTCCCAAACAGTTTGGCGGCACCGCCAGCGTACAGACCCAGGGCGCCAGCCACGGCGGCCTGAAAACCCTGACCAGCGCCTCGGTGGGCGGCACCGCAGATAACGGCCTCGGCGCCGAGCTGCTCTACTCCGGCCTGCACGGTCAGGGCTACCGCGACAATAACGACAACACCGACATCGACGATTTCATGCTGAAAACGCGTTATGCGTTCACCGATCGCGATGAACTGCTGGCCAATTTTCACTACTACGACGCCAAAGCCGGCATGCCGGGCGGGCTGAGCAAAGCGCAATACGCGCAGAACCCGTTCCAGTCCACGCGGCCGTGGGATCAGTTCGAAGGCCGCCGCAAGGATATGTCGTTCAAATACAAGCATCAGGAAGACGACAAACAGTTCGAAGTGCTGACCTACTTCACCGACAGCTACCGCGGCAGCAACATCGAATCGGAAGGCACCGGCAAAAACGCCGGATTGCGGCGCATGGTGTCCTATCCGCGCCACTATTCGACCTGGGCGATCGAACCGAGCTATTCACAGCTGTTTCGTTTCTGGGATATGGCGCACGAGATCACCCTCGGCTACCGCTACCTGAATGAAACCATGGATGAAAAGGCGTCGCGTTCGGCCTGGTATAACCCGGCGAACGTCGGCGCCACGCCGGATACCCCGGACTATTACCAGCACACCTCCGGCGGCACCGCAGCCAACGCGTTCTACATCGACGACACCATCAACGTCGGCAACTGGACGGTCACGCCTGGCCTGCGCTACGAAAGCATCCGCACTCACGTGGACGATTCGTTCAACAACATCAGCCGCGAGAAAAGCTACAGCGAACCGCTGCCGTCATTGAACGTGATGTATCATCTGTCCGACGCCTGGAAACTGTTCGCCAACGCCAATACTTCGTTCGGCAGCATGCAGTATTTCCAACTGACCAAAGGCGGTAACGGCAACCAGCCGGCGCCGGGGCTGACGGCGGAAAAAGCGCACACCTATGAGTTCGGCACCCGCTACGACGATACCGTGGTCAAGGCCGAGGCCACGCTGTTCTACATCGATTTCGATAACCAGCTGCAGTACATCAGCAACGACGTGGGCTGGACAAATATGGGCGCTACCAAGCACAAAGGCATCGAGCTGGCGCTCAGCTACGATCTCAGCGAGCTGAATCGCGCGCTCGACGGCGCCAGCGTCTACACCAGCTATACCTACACCAAGGCCAGCACCGACAAGGGCGATTTCGCCGGTAAAGACCTGCCGTTCTACTCGCGTCAGGTGTATACCGTCGGCACGCGCTACGCCACCGGCAACTGGGTGTGGAATCTGGACGGCTACGCGCAGTCCAAACAGCACTCGCCGGGCACCGGGCCGGAGTACATCACGCAGGAGAGCGCCGACGGCCAGTTTGGCGATATCGCCGGTTACATGGTGTGGAACATGCGCGGGGAATATAATTTCGGGCCGCAGCTGTCGAACCTGACGCTGGGTGCCGGGGTGAAAAACCTGTTCGATCAGCGCTACTTCACCCGCTCCAACGACAACAACTTCGGCAAATACGTCGGCGAACCGCGCATTTTCTTCGTGCAGGGCTCGATCGCGTTCTGATACCGAGGCCCCCAACGGGGCCTCGGTATCACCGACAGTAAAGGCGAAACAGGCGCGCCAGGTGCGCGCCCATCGGCGTCAGGGTGGTGTCCTTGCGTTGGATCAGATAAAACGTCGCCTTCGGCAGGCTCTCTTCCAGCTCGAGCGGCACCAAATGCTTGCCCAGAATCGGATCGGAGATCACGTCCACCGACAGAATGCTGACAAAATCGCTCTGCGCCACCAGGCTGGTACAGGCCATAAAGGTCTCGCAGGTCACACTGATCGACGGCGCCATGCCCAAGTCCCCGAACAGATCGTGCAATAGCCGGTAATAGCTGCCTTTCGGCGTCGGCATGGTCCAGTCGCAGTGCTGCAGCTGTTTCAGCGAGGTCGCCTCCTCCATCGGATGCCCTTTGCGCACCACCACCCGATACTCTTTTTCCATCAGCCGTTCGTACTGCAGCTCGTTATCGAGGCTGCTGGGATAGTAGGTATTGACGGTAAAATCCAGCTCGCCCTGGCGCAGTTCAGGGATCATCGACACCAGCTGCCCCTCGACGATCCGCACCTTCACGTTGGGATACTCACGGTGAAACTGGGTGACCACCTGCGGCATCACGGTGCGCGCGATGCTGCCGCCAACGC is part of the Serratia surfactantfaciens genome and encodes:
- a CDS encoding LysR family transcriptional regulator; this encodes MPASIKLHQLRAFVDVSRQGSIRAASRTSRLSQPALTKAIQELEEVLGAKLFIRRSQGVVLTDCGDNFFQHASLILEELRVAQEDIQQRLGLAGGTVNIGVGGSIARTVMPQVVTQFHREYPNVKVRIVEGQLVSMIPELRQGELDFTVNTYYPSSLDNELQYERLMEKEYRVVVRKGHPMEEATSLKQLQHCDWTMPTPKGSYYRLLHDLFGDLGMAPSISVTCETFMACTSLVAQSDFVSILSVDVISDPILGKHLVPLELEESLPKATFYLIQRKDTTLTPMGAHLARLFRLYCR